In Magnetospirillum sp. XM-1, a single window of DNA contains:
- a CDS encoding ComEC/Rec2 family competence protein produces the protein MEECLLAERGRWPLWLPVFLGVGIGLYFALPVEPSPFWGWAGLAAAIGCLLLVRRRSLPLMLATSCLLAVALGYAVVQVRSLRLAAPVVERPTGALMLEGVVVEVEALPDGGSRLTLDRVAHDRDDVLVPLKARIKAKPGLAPVNVGDRVRVRAMLMPPAQPAMPGAFDFARFAWFRQLGGIGSALGPVTVVEPGAAGGWKGELTIAVNDIRHAMTARILAVLPGDRGAVTAALTTGDQMPISAPMMQAYRDSGLAHILSISGLHITMAAGLVFVGLRGLLALFPPLALRYPIKKWAAALAIAFAGFYTLLAGSPVPAQRSFFMTGLVLLAVLLDRMALSMRLVAWAAVVILLWAPEELIGPSFQMSFAAVVAMIAAYESLTPRQGAWRAAHPGILPAVGLYVFGVVTTTVIAGFATAVYGIFHFNRFAVWSVAANMIAVPLTGFWVMPWALVMFVLMPLGLESLALVPMGWGVEGVNRVAVWVASWPSSAVTLPILPLWAMVTFTLGGSWLCLWRGRWRWWGVLPMAAALASMAFARPPDLLVDGRGDGMAVRAGDGTLLLNGKGGRILKDTWSRRAGPAASERWPKKSSSRDGRLRCDESGCLWRVDGRVVALVKDEDNPEKACAGADVVVSSVPLRGTCRGARVLIDRFDLWRRGPHALWLEPDGVRVETVAGWQGDRPWAWHPHPRKKAKAPAQTAPREPPSLREPDERKDEEED, from the coding sequence ATGGAAGAGTGCCTGCTGGCCGAGCGGGGGCGCTGGCCCTTGTGGCTGCCCGTTTTTCTGGGCGTGGGGATCGGCCTTTACTTCGCCCTGCCCGTCGAGCCCAGCCCTTTCTGGGGCTGGGCCGGGCTGGCGGCGGCCATCGGCTGTCTCCTTCTGGTCCGCCGCCGGTCCCTGCCGCTGATGCTGGCCACCTCCTGCCTGCTGGCGGTGGCGCTGGGATACGCCGTCGTCCAGGTCCGCAGCCTGCGTCTGGCCGCTCCGGTGGTGGAGCGGCCCACCGGCGCCCTGATGCTCGAAGGCGTGGTGGTGGAGGTCGAGGCCCTGCCCGACGGCGGCAGCCGCCTGACGCTGGACCGGGTGGCCCATGACCGCGACGATGTCCTGGTTCCCTTGAAGGCCCGCATCAAGGCCAAGCCCGGCCTCGCTCCGGTCAACGTGGGCGACCGCGTCCGGGTGCGGGCCATGCTGATGCCGCCGGCCCAGCCGGCCATGCCCGGTGCCTTCGACTTCGCCCGTTTCGCCTGGTTCCGGCAATTGGGAGGCATCGGCTCGGCGCTGGGGCCGGTGACGGTGGTCGAACCGGGCGCCGCCGGCGGCTGGAAGGGAGAGCTCACCATCGCCGTCAACGACATCCGCCACGCCATGACGGCGCGCATCCTGGCGGTGCTGCCCGGCGACCGGGGGGCGGTGACGGCGGCGCTGACCACCGGCGACCAGATGCCCATTTCGGCCCCCATGATGCAGGCCTACCGGGATTCGGGCCTGGCCCACATCCTGTCCATCTCGGGCCTGCACATCACCATGGCCGCCGGGCTGGTGTTCGTGGGCCTACGGGGCCTGCTGGCGCTGTTTCCGCCCCTGGCGCTGCGCTATCCCATCAAGAAGTGGGCGGCGGCCCTGGCGATTGCGTTCGCCGGCTTCTACACCCTGCTGGCCGGTTCGCCGGTTCCGGCCCAGCGCTCCTTCTTCATGACCGGGCTGGTGCTGCTGGCGGTGCTGCTGGACCGCATGGCGCTGTCCATGCGGCTGGTGGCCTGGGCGGCGGTGGTGATCCTGCTGTGGGCGCCCGAGGAACTGATCGGTCCCAGTTTCCAGATGTCGTTTGCCGCCGTGGTGGCCATGATCGCCGCCTACGAAAGCCTGACGCCCCGCCAGGGCGCCTGGCGGGCGGCGCATCCCGGAATCCTGCCGGCGGTGGGGCTTTACGTGTTCGGGGTGGTGACGACGACGGTGATCGCCGGGTTTGCCACGGCGGTCTACGGCATCTTCCACTTCAACCGCTTCGCCGTGTGGTCGGTGGCGGCCAACATGATCGCCGTGCCGCTGACCGGCTTCTGGGTGATGCCCTGGGCGCTGGTGATGTTCGTGCTGATGCCGCTCGGGCTGGAATCCCTGGCCCTGGTTCCCATGGGCTGGGGTGTCGAGGGCGTCAACCGGGTGGCGGTGTGGGTGGCGTCGTGGCCCAGTTCGGCGGTGACCCTTCCCATCCTGCCGCTGTGGGCCATGGTGACGTTCACCCTGGGCGGAAGCTGGCTGTGCCTGTGGCGGGGGAGGTGGCGGTGGTGGGGGGTGCTGCCCATGGCCGCCGCCCTGGCCTCCATGGCCTTCGCCCGGCCTCCCGATTTGCTGGTGGACGGGCGCGGCGACGGCATGGCGGTGCGCGCCGGCGACGGGACCCTATTGCTCAACGGCAAGGGCGGGCGGATTCTCAAGGACACGTGGAGCCGCCGGGCGGGGCCCGCCGCGTCCGAGCGCTGGCCGAAGAAAAGCTCGTCCAGGGACGGCCGGCTGCGCTGCGACGAAAGCGGCTGCCTGTGGCGGGTGGACGGAAGGGTGGTGGCCCTGGTCAAGGACGAGGACAACCCGGAAAAGGCCTGCGCCGGGGCCGACGTGGTGGTGAGCAGTGTGCCGTTGCGCGGCACCTGCCGGGGCGCCCGCGTGCTGATCGACCGCTTCGACCTGTGGCGGCGGGGACCGCATGCCCTGTGGCTGGAGCCGGACGGCGTGCGCGTCGAGACGGTGGCGGGATGGCAGGGCGACCGGCCCTGGGCCTGGCATCCCCATCCCCGCAAGAAGGCCAAGGCGCCAGCGCAGACCGCCCCGCGCGAACCGCCCTCTTTGCGTGAGCCGGACGAGAGGAAGGACGAGGAGGAGGATTAG
- the gltX gene encoding glutamate--tRNA ligase — protein sequence MTVVTRFAPSPTGYLHIGGGRTALFNWLFARHFGGKFLLRIEDTDRARSTEAAVEAIFDGIRWLGLDWDGEAVMQFSRAGRHAEVARKLLDEGKAYRCYCTQDELAAIREEQKAKGLPMRYPGIWRDRAPSEAPAGAPFVVRLKAPNEGETVIADLVQGDVRVANDQLDDMVLLRADGTPTYMLSVVVDDHDMGITHVIRGDDHLTNAFRQYQLYKACGWDVPVFAHIPLIHGADGAKLSKRHGALGVDAYRDMGFLPEAMRNYLLRLGWSHGDDEIISTEQAIEWFNLDSVGRSPSRFDFVKLTNLNGHYMRQADDGRLTELLVPMLEAKSGGKLNGQAVARLRTGMTGLKERAKTMLELADSALFYVAERPLALDEKAAKTMADPTAAADLAAYMAEVKGVDAWTRDTLEDAARRLAEARGQKLGKIAQPLRAALAGSSVSPPIFEVMEVLGREESLGRIEDALGGTRPTESSAA from the coding sequence ATGACTGTCGTTACCCGCTTCGCCCCCTCTCCCACCGGCTACCTCCACATCGGCGGAGGGCGCACCGCCCTGTTCAACTGGCTGTTCGCCCGCCATTTCGGCGGCAAATTCCTGCTGCGCATCGAAGATACCGACCGCGCCCGCTCGACCGAGGCGGCGGTGGAAGCCATCTTCGATGGCATCAGGTGGCTGGGCCTGGACTGGGACGGCGAGGCGGTGATGCAGTTCTCGCGCGCCGGCCGCCATGCCGAGGTGGCGCGCAAGCTGCTGGACGAGGGCAAGGCCTATCGCTGCTACTGCACCCAGGACGAGCTGGCCGCCATCCGCGAGGAGCAGAAGGCCAAGGGCCTGCCTATGCGCTATCCCGGCATCTGGCGCGACCGCGCCCCGTCCGAGGCTCCGGCCGGCGCCCCCTTCGTGGTGCGCCTCAAGGCCCCCAACGAGGGCGAGACCGTCATCGCCGATCTGGTCCAGGGCGACGTGCGCGTCGCCAACGACCAACTGGACGACATGGTGCTGCTGCGCGCCGACGGCACGCCCACCTATATGCTGTCCGTGGTGGTGGACGACCACGACATGGGCATCACCCACGTCATCCGCGGCGACGACCACCTCACCAACGCCTTCCGCCAGTACCAGCTGTACAAGGCCTGCGGCTGGGACGTGCCGGTTTTCGCCCATATTCCGCTGATCCACGGCGCCGACGGCGCCAAGCTGTCCAAGCGCCACGGCGCGCTGGGCGTCGATGCCTATCGCGACATGGGCTTCCTGCCCGAGGCCATGCGCAACTACCTGCTGCGCCTGGGCTGGAGCCACGGCGACGACGAGATCATCTCGACCGAGCAGGCGATCGAATGGTTCAACCTGGATTCGGTGGGCCGGTCGCCGTCGCGCTTCGACTTCGTCAAGCTGACCAATCTCAACGGCCATTACATGCGCCAGGCCGATGACGGCCGCCTGACCGAGCTGCTGGTCCCCATGCTGGAGGCCAAGAGCGGCGGAAAGCTGAACGGCCAGGCCGTCGCCCGCCTGCGCACCGGCATGACCGGGTTGAAGGAACGGGCCAAGACCATGCTGGAACTGGCCGATTCGGCGCTGTTCTACGTGGCCGAGCGGCCGCTGGCGCTGGACGAGAAGGCGGCCAAGACCATGGCCGACCCGACGGCCGCCGCCGATCTTGCCGCCTACATGGCCGAAGTCAAAGGAGTGGACGCCTGGACGCGCGACACTCTCGAGGACGCCGCCCGCCGCCTGGCCGAGGCGCGGGGGCAGAAGCTCGGCAAGATCGCCCAGCCCTTGCGGGCGGCGCTTGCCGGTTCCTCGGTCTCGCCTCCCATCTTCGAAGTGATGGAAGTGCTGGGCCGCGAGGAATCGCTGGGCCGCATCGAGGACGCCCTCGGCGGGACCCGGCCCACGGAATCATCGGCGGCCTGA
- the gltA gene encoding citrate synthase, producing the protein MTNENKTPKESVTLINNSTGKTTEFPLLSGSIGPKVADIRSLYASQDIFTYDPGYMSTGSCKSAITYIDGDAGVLLHRGYAISDLAENCSFLEVAYAILKGELPNAEQKAKFESDITRHSMLNEQISFFFRGFRRDSHPMAVMCGVVGAMAAFYHDSTDINDPHQRMIASYRLVAKMPTIVAWAYKYSQGQPFMYPQNKLSYAENFLHMMFATPCEEYKVSPVLAKAMDRILILHADHEQNASTSTVRLAGSSGANPFACIAAGIASLWGPAHGGANEAVLQMLHEIGSVDRIPEYIKKAKDKDDPFRLMGFGHRVYKNYDPRAKIMAKTCHEVLNELGVHDDPLLKLAMELERIALEDEYFVSRKLFPNVDFYSGIIFKAMGIPTQVFTCLFALARTVGWIAQWNEMLTDPDQKIGRPRQLYVGPAQRDFVPLAKRG; encoded by the coding sequence ATGACGAACGAGAACAAGACTCCCAAGGAATCCGTCACGCTGATCAACAACAGCACCGGCAAGACCACGGAATTCCCGCTGCTGTCCGGCTCCATCGGCCCCAAGGTGGCGGATATCCGCTCCCTTTACGCCAGCCAGGACATCTTCACCTATGACCCCGGCTACATGTCCACCGGCTCGTGCAAATCGGCCATCACCTACATCGACGGCGACGCCGGCGTCCTGCTGCACCGCGGCTACGCCATCTCCGATCTGGCCGAGAACTGCTCCTTCCTGGAAGTGGCCTATGCCATCCTCAAGGGCGAGCTGCCCAACGCCGAGCAGAAGGCCAAGTTCGAGAGCGACATCACCCGTCACTCCATGCTGAACGAGCAGATCTCGTTCTTCTTCCGCGGCTTCCGCCGCGACTCGCACCCCATGGCCGTGATGTGCGGCGTGGTGGGCGCCATGGCCGCCTTCTACCACGACTCCACCGACATCAATGATCCGCACCAGCGGATGATCGCCAGCTACCGTCTGGTCGCCAAGATGCCGACCATCGTCGCCTGGGCCTACAAGTACTCCCAGGGCCAGCCCTTCATGTACCCGCAGAACAAGCTCTCCTACGCCGAGAACTTCCTGCACATGATGTTCGCCACGCCTTGCGAGGAATACAAGGTCAGCCCGGTCCTGGCCAAGGCCATGGACCGCATCCTGATCCTGCACGCCGACCACGAGCAGAACGCCTCGACCTCGACCGTCCGTCTGGCCGGTTCGTCGGGCGCCAACCCCTTCGCCTGCATCGCCGCCGGCATCGCCTCGCTGTGGGGTCCCGCCCATGGCGGCGCCAACGAGGCCGTGCTGCAGATGCTGCACGAGATCGGCTCGGTCGACCGCATCCCCGAATACATCAAGAAGGCCAAGGACAAGGACGATCCGTTCCGTCTGATGGGCTTCGGCCACCGCGTGTACAAGAACTACGACCCGCGCGCCAAGATCATGGCCAAGACCTGCCACGAAGTGCTGAACGAGCTGGGCGTCCACGACGACCCGCTGCTGAAGCTGGCCATGGAGCTGGAGCGCATCGCGCTGGAGGACGAGTACTTCGTCAGCCGCAAGCTGTTCCCGAACGTGGACTTCTACTCGGGCATCATTTTCAAGGCCATGGGCATCCCCACCCAGGTGTTCACCTGCCTGTTCGCCCTGGCCCGCACCGTGGGCTGGATCGCCCAGTGGAACGAGATGCTGACCGACCCCGATCAGAAGATCGGCCGTCCGCGCCAGCTGTATGTCGGCCCGGCGCAGCGGGATTTCGTCCCGCTCGCCAAGCGTGGCTAA
- a CDS encoding cyclic nucleotide-binding domain-containing protein, translating to MMNFLDRRVVHPGGHVFKEGDSGDQAFIIQSGTVELLKGEKVFAELGGNTIFGEMALIDGAPRMATARAKTETTLIVIPRSVVDSKLKGVDPFVIKLLGILVQNVRSMAGKLG from the coding sequence ATGATGAATTTCCTCGACCGCCGCGTCGTCCATCCTGGCGGCCACGTCTTCAAGGAAGGCGACAGCGGCGACCAGGCCTTCATCATCCAGTCGGGAACGGTGGAATTGCTGAAGGGCGAAAAGGTCTTCGCCGAACTGGGGGGCAACACCATCTTCGGCGAAATGGCCCTGATCGACGGGGCGCCGCGCATGGCCACGGCGCGGGCCAAGACCGAGACCACCCTGATCGTCATCCCCCGCTCGGTGGTCGATTCCAAGCTGAAGGGCGTCGATCCCTTCGTCATCAAGCTGCTGGGCATCCTGGTCCAGAACGTCCGGTCCATGGCCGGCAAGCTGGGCTGA
- the rpoH gene encoding RNA polymerase sigma factor RpoH yields MSVAKLPVVAGDDGLAKYLRDIKEFPVLAPEEEFMLAKRWTDYGDKDAAHRLVTSHLRLVAKIALGYRHYGLPVADLISEGNIGLMRAVKKFEPERGFRLATYAMWWIKASLNEFVLNSWSMVRIGTLAAQKKLFFNLRRIKSRLRLLEAGDLAPEHVATIARELDVDESDVVAMNRRMAGRDSSLNTPVGEGGTEIQDLMADEADNQETAFAKREELSKGRALIARALDTLTEREREVFIERRLKDDPVTLEELGGRYGVSRERIRQIEVKAFEKVRDLVQAGFLPAPARA; encoded by the coding sequence ATGTCGGTTGCCAAACTTCCGGTCGTCGCCGGTGACGACGGCCTCGCCAAATACCTCAGGGATATCAAGGAATTCCCCGTCCTCGCCCCCGAGGAGGAATTCATGCTGGCCAAGCGCTGGACCGATTACGGCGACAAGGACGCCGCCCATCGGCTGGTGACCAGCCATCTGCGTCTGGTCGCCAAGATCGCGCTGGGCTATCGCCATTACGGCCTGCCGGTCGCCGACCTGATCAGCGAGGGCAATATCGGCCTGATGCGGGCGGTCAAGAAATTCGAGCCGGAGCGCGGCTTCCGCCTGGCCACCTACGCCATGTGGTGGATCAAGGCCTCGCTCAACGAGTTCGTGCTGAATTCGTGGTCCATGGTGCGGATCGGCACCCTGGCGGCGCAAAAGAAGCTGTTCTTCAACCTGCGGCGCATCAAGTCGCGCCTGCGCCTGCTGGAAGCGGGCGATCTGGCGCCCGAGCACGTGGCGACCATCGCCCGCGAACTGGACGTGGATGAAAGCGACGTGGTCGCCATGAACCGCCGCATGGCGGGACGCGATTCCTCGCTCAACACTCCCGTCGGCGAGGGCGGCACCGAGATTCAGGACTTGATGGCCGACGAGGCCGACAACCAGGAAACCGCCTTCGCCAAGCGCGAGGAACTGTCCAAGGGCCGTGCCCTGATCGCCCGGGCGCTGGACACCCTGACCGAGCGCGAGCGCGAGGTGTTCATCGAGCGCCGCCTTAAGGACGACCCCGTGACCCTGGAGGAGTTGGGCGGGCGCTACGGCGTATCGCGCGAACGCATCCGCCAGATCGAGGTCAAGGCCTTCGAGAAGGTGCGCGACCTGGTGCAGGCCGGCTTCCTGCCGGCACCGGCGCGGGCCTGA
- a CDS encoding DMT family transporter: MRAFSLLALLVLVWGGNWPIMKIGLAHIQPLWFCTLRLALGLVSMVLILAPMGKLRLPPRGDWPVMASLGLLNMALFMVLTNLALLVVPAGRSAILAYSTPLWVAPGAALFLGERLTRGRLAGLALGLGGIVVLFNPLTFDWSDRAAVTGNLMLLAAALVWAAVILHIRRHRWQSSPLELVPWQMLVGLVPVAAAAVLIEGPPAPDGSFELVWTLLYNGTLATAFAYWAAVTVNRLLPALTVSLSFLSVPAFGLVISSLLLGERLSLTNMAGLALIAGGVGVVALAGARERRPEG, translated from the coding sequence ATGCGCGCATTCAGTCTGCTGGCTCTTCTGGTCCTGGTCTGGGGCGGCAACTGGCCGATCATGAAGATCGGGCTGGCCCACATCCAGCCTTTATGGTTCTGCACGCTCCGCCTCGCCCTGGGTCTGGTCAGCATGGTGCTGATCCTGGCGCCCATGGGAAAGCTCCGCCTGCCGCCCCGGGGGGACTGGCCGGTGATGGCTTCGCTGGGGCTGCTCAACATGGCCCTGTTCATGGTGCTGACCAATCTGGCGCTGCTGGTGGTGCCGGCCGGGCGGTCGGCCATCCTGGCCTATTCAACGCCGTTGTGGGTGGCGCCGGGGGCGGCGCTGTTCCTGGGGGAACGGCTGACCCGCGGAAGGCTGGCCGGGCTGGCCCTGGGGTTGGGCGGCATCGTGGTGCTGTTCAATCCGCTCACCTTCGACTGGAGCGACCGGGCGGCGGTGACCGGCAACCTGATGCTGCTGGCCGCCGCCCTGGTCTGGGCGGCGGTGATCCTGCACATCCGCAGGCATCGCTGGCAGTCCTCACCGCTGGAACTGGTGCCGTGGCAGATGCTGGTCGGCCTGGTGCCGGTGGCGGCGGCGGCGGTGCTGATCGAGGGGCCGCCGGCCCCCGACGGCAGCTTCGAACTGGTCTGGACGCTGCTCTACAACGGCACCCTGGCCACCGCCTTCGCCTATTGGGCGGCGGTGACCGTCAACCGGCTGCTGCCGGCGCTGACCGTGTCGCTCAGTTTCCTGTCGGTACCCGCCTTCGGGCTGGTGATTTCGTCGCTATTGCTGGGCGAGAGGCTGTCGTTGACCAACATGGCGGGGCTGGCCCTGATCGCCGGCGGGGTGGGCGTGGTCGCCCTGGCCGGCGCGCGCGAACGCCGTCCGGAAGGCTGA
- a CDS encoding carbon monoxide dehydrogenase subunit G, producing the protein MDFDGEHRIAAPRAVVWQALNDPTLLAACIPGCEKLEATGPGAYTATVAIRVGALAARFSGNLTLDDVIEAQAYTLKGQGQGGVAGFVSGSARVTLEDDGDATLLRWKAAGEIGGRLASVGGRLLHGFAVKTANQFFSRLNTNLGSQPDCSSQ; encoded by the coding sequence TTGGACTTCGACGGAGAGCACCGCATCGCCGCGCCGCGCGCCGTGGTTTGGCAGGCCCTCAACGACCCTACGCTGCTGGCCGCCTGCATCCCCGGCTGCGAAAAGCTGGAGGCCACCGGTCCCGGAGCTTACACCGCCACCGTGGCCATCCGGGTCGGCGCGCTGGCGGCCCGCTTTTCCGGGAATCTCACCCTGGACGACGTGATCGAGGCCCAAGCCTACACCCTGAAAGGCCAGGGCCAGGGTGGCGTGGCAGGATTCGTCTCGGGCTCGGCCCGCGTCACCTTGGAAGACGACGGCGACGCCACCCTGCTGCGCTGGAAGGCGGCGGGTGAAATCGGCGGCCGCCTGGCCTCGGTGGGCGGCCGGCTGCTGCACGGCTTCGCCGTCAAGACGGCAAACCAGTTTTTTTCGCGCCTGAATACGAATCTCGGGTCGCAACCTGATTGCAGTTCTCAATAA
- a CDS encoding TetR/AcrR family transcriptional regulator encodes METRAAGRDSAINVEQFRPVPISTDDRIRRRLPRKEREKLIITEAIRFFAEVGFEGQTRALADRLGVTQPLLYRYFPDKDALIERVYKEVFLNTWEPAWIATLQDRSRPLVDRLIDFYLAYTKANFSYERVRLFMFAGLKDGSIANRYMQHVRDQLFVPMCRELRADLGVGGDDPVSLEEIEMVAGLHGAIAYVGVRRWVYHAQTPADLTPVITELVRTYLGGIGDSYRRFVSATAK; translated from the coding sequence ATGGAGACACGCGCCGCCGGCCGGGATTCGGCCATTAACGTCGAGCAGTTCCGCCCCGTCCCCATATCGACCGACGACAGAATTCGTCGCCGTTTGCCACGCAAGGAGCGGGAAAAGCTGATCATCACCGAGGCCATCCGCTTTTTCGCCGAAGTGGGCTTCGAGGGACAGACCCGGGCGCTGGCCGACCGGCTGGGGGTTACCCAACCCCTGCTCTACCGCTATTTTCCCGACAAGGACGCCTTGATCGAGCGGGTCTACAAGGAGGTCTTCCTCAACACCTGGGAGCCGGCCTGGATCGCCACGCTGCAGGACCGCTCGCGCCCCCTGGTGGATCGGCTGATCGATTTCTATCTTGCATATACCAAAGCGAATTTCAGCTACGAGCGGGTGCGGCTGTTCATGTTCGCCGGGCTGAAGGACGGCTCCATCGCCAACCGCTACATGCAGCATGTGCGCGACCAGCTCTTCGTGCCCATGTGCCGGGAATTGCGCGCCGACCTCGGCGTCGGAGGGGATGATCCGGTCAGCCTCGAGGAAATCGAGATGGTGGCCGGGCTGCACGGCGCCATCGCCTATGTGGGGGTGCGCCGCTGGGTCTATCACGCCCAGACCCCCGCCGACCTGACGCCGGTGATCACCGAGTTGGTCCGCACCTATCTGGGCGGCATCGGCGACAGCTACCGCCGCTTCGTCTCGGCCACGGCCAAGTAA